A region of the Pseudonocardia cypriaca genome:
GGCGGAGGCCATCGTGCCTGCCGTCCCCGCGGCGTCGAGCACCCTCGCCTGCAGCCCTGGCACGGTCGCGAACGCGCTGGCGCCCGCCAGGAAGAGGGTGATCGCTGCGGGGATCGGCGAGTGCACGGTCACGGTGAACAGCGCGAGGACGACGGCGAGCGCGCCGATCGCCCCGATGATGGACGGCATCTGGGCGCGGTCGGCGATCCTGGCGCCCACGAGGTTGCCCACCACGAGGCCCACCCCGAACAGGAGCACGAGCCAGGTGAGCGCGCTCGACGGGAAGCCGGCGACGTCGACCATGAGCGGCGCGACGTAGGTGAACGACGCGAAGACACCGCCGAAACCGAGCGCCGTCATCCCCAGGGCCAGCCACACCTGGGGACGGCGGAAGGCCGAGAGCTCCGCGCGGAGGTTGGCGGACGGGTCGGAGGGGCGATCGGGCACGAGCGCGAGAACGCCCAGCGCACCGACCACGCCCAGCGCGGCCACGACCCAGAACGTGCTGCGCCAGCCGAACGTCTGGCCCAGCAGCGTTCCGAGCGGCACACCGAGCACGTTCGACACGGTCAGGCCGGTGAACATGGCTGCGATCGCCGCCGCCCGGCGGTTCGGGGCGACCAGCCCGGCGGCCACCACCGACCCGACCCCGAAGAACGCGCCGTGGCACAGCGAGGCGACGATCCGGCTGACCATCATCAGCGCGTAGTCGGGCGCGAGCGCGGACCCGATGTTGCCGATGACGAACAGCCCGAGCAGGCCGAGCAGCACGGGTTTGCGGCGCAGCGGTGTCGCCGCGGCCGTGAGCAGCGGCGCCCCGACGAAGACGCCGAGCGCGTAACCGGAGATCAGCAGCCCGGCGGCGGGGATGTCGACGCCGAACTCGGCGGCGATCTCGGGGAGCAGGCCGGTCGGGACGAACTCCGTGGTCCCGATCGCGAAGGCGCTGATGGCGAGTGCCAGCAGGGCGAGGGGCATGAACTGTCCTCCTGATGTGAGCGTGCGCCGATAGCGCGCGTCTACAACAGTTGCACACGCTGCCTATTGCGGCAAGCAGGTATGCTGGGCAGCACGTGAGGAGGTGCCGCGATGCCGATCGCCGACGATGCCGTCGAGGTGCGTGCGCAGGGATGGCGCACGCTCGCCGCCCTGCACGGGCGGCTGGAGGAGGCGCTCGAGAAGGCGTTGCAGGCCGAGTTCGACCTGTCGGTGGTCGAGTACACCGTGCTGGACACCCTCGCCCGGCAGGACGGCTGGCACATGCGGATGCAGCAGCTCGCCCGCGCCGCCGCGCTCTCCCACAGCGCCACCACCCGGCTGGTCAACCGCCTCGAGAACCGGGGCCTGCTCAGCCGCTACCTGTGCGCCGACGACCGGCGCGGGATCTACAGCCAGATCACCGAGCAGGGCCGGGAGCTGCTCGAACGCGCCCGCCCGGTGCACGACGCCACCCTCAAGGAGGCGCTCGACGCCGCCGGGAGCGTCCCCGAGCTCGACAGGCTCGTCGAGCTGTTCCGGGCCTGATCAGCCGCCGAAAGCCGCCTTCCAGGCGCGGAACCCGCCGTCGAGGTCGGTGGCGTTGCGCAGCCCGAGATCCTGGAGGGAGGCCGCGGCGAGGCTGGAGCTGTAGCCCTCCGAGCACACGACGATCCACGTGACGTCGTGGTCGACCGCCTCCGGGATGCGGGCGTCGGAGGCCGGGTCGAGCCGCCACTCGATGTGGTTCCGCTCGATCACCAGTGCGCCGGGCAGCTCACCCTCCTGCTCGCGCTGCCAGCCGGGCCGGGTGTCGACGAGGATCGCACCGCCCCGCACCATCTCCGCAGCGCGGTGCGGGTCCGGCCGGTCCAGCCGGGCGCGGGCGGCCGCGAGCAGATCGTTCACGGTGGTCATCCCACTCCCTCCGACGAACCGGACTCGACGAGCACGCTACGGGTGCGGCGCAGCCGAGCACCCGGCTCGACCGCGTAGTACGACATCGCGGTCAGCGGCGGCGAGTAGGCGTGCACCGACACGGCCGGGGTCGGCTCGGTGTTGCCGACGTCGTGCACGTGCCCGAGCGGGAAACCGAGGCTGCGCCCGGCGCCCACCCGCCGCGAGCGCAGGCCGTGCCCCGCCCAGCGCTGCTCCACGAGGCTTCCGGACACGACCGTGAGGGCGCCGAGCGAGCCTGCGTGGTCGTGCAGCTCCGCGGTCTGCTCGGTGGCCCAGCTGATCAACCAGACGTCCACGTAGTCGTCGCTGCGCAGGAGCCGGTACCAGCGGCGTTCCGGGTCGACGTGGACGGGGTGGTGGCCGGCGCGCACCTCGGCGGCGATGTCGCGCGTCAGGGCGGTCAGATCACCGAGGGCGAGCGGCGTGGGGGCGTGCAGCAGCACGGGAGAACTCCAGTGGTGGCAGTTTCGGGCGGACGGGGTGGGTCAGCCCGGGCAACAGCACTGGTCGAAAGCGTCCGCGCGACGAGAACCCCAGATCTCTCCGAGGACCGCGGCGGGCGACATGCGCGTATGTGAACACATCTCGCGGCCGGATTTCCACTCGGTCCCACCGCCCGGGACCAGCGCCTCTAATGTCCATACAGCGAGCGGGCCGGCGGCGTCTTGCGGGGGAGGCGCGCAGGGAGCGAGGAACGAGCGAC
Encoded here:
- a CDS encoding MFS transporter, producing the protein MPLALLALAISAFAIGTTEFVPTGLLPEIAAEFGVDIPAAGLLISGYALGVFVGAPLLTAAATPLRRKPVLLGLLGLFVIGNIGSALAPDYALMMVSRIVASLCHGAFFGVGSVVAAGLVAPNRRAAAIAAMFTGLTVSNVLGVPLGTLLGQTFGWRSTFWVVAALGVVGALGVLALVPDRPSDPSANLRAELSAFRRPQVWLALGMTALGFGGVFASFTYVAPLMVDVAGFPSSALTWLVLLFGVGLVVGNLVGARIADRAQMPSIIGAIGALAVVLALFTVTVHSPIPAAITLFLAGASAFATVPGLQARVLDAAGTAGTMASAANIGAFNLGNAVGAWLGGVVIDAGFGYPAANAVGAAMAVAGLAVALAAVTLDRRRTPVTV
- a CDS encoding MarR family winged helix-turn-helix transcriptional regulator; this encodes MPIADDAVEVRAQGWRTLAALHGRLEEALEKALQAEFDLSVVEYTVLDTLARQDGWHMRMQQLARAAALSHSATTRLVNRLENRGLLSRYLCADDRRGIYSQITEQGRELLERARPVHDATLKEALDAAGSVPELDRLVELFRA
- a CDS encoding rhodanese-like domain-containing protein is translated as MTTVNDLLAAARARLDRPDPHRAAEMVRGGAILVDTRPGWQREQEGELPGALVIERNHIEWRLDPASDARIPEAVDHDVTWIVVCSEGYSSSLAAASLQDLGLRNATDLDGGFRAWKAAFGG
- a CDS encoding cysteine dioxygenase, with translation MLLHAPTPLALGDLTALTRDIAAEVRAGHHPVHVDPERRWYRLLRSDDYVDVWLISWATEQTAELHDHAGSLGALTVVSGSLVEQRWAGHGLRSRRVGAGRSLGFPLGHVHDVGNTEPTPAVSVHAYSPPLTAMSYYAVEPGARLRRTRSVLVESGSSEGVG